In Tessaracoccus flavus, the following are encoded in one genomic region:
- a CDS encoding carbohydrate ABC transporter permease yields the protein MKELTWRQRLSRFDVKASPYLYISPFFILFFIVGLFPLAYTAWVSVHEWHLIGGQGDLVGFTNYTDVVQQPNFYKALRNTFSIFLLSSVPQVLAAIVIAYLLDTNLRAKTFWRMGVLLPFVVAPVAVSLIFAKIFADQSGLVNAVLELMGATGIAWHGDPFAAHVAIATMVNFRWTGYNALIFLAAMQAIPREIYEAAIVDGAARWRTFFSVTVPMLRPTIIFVVITSTIGGLQIFDEPRMFDTLGQGGADRQWMTLTMYIYELGWGAQKNFGRAAAVSWLLFLIIVLVGVVNFLITRSIASSASGKAGR from the coding sequence ATGAAAGAGCTCACCTGGCGCCAGCGCCTGAGCCGGTTCGACGTCAAAGCGTCGCCGTACCTGTACATCAGCCCCTTCTTCATCCTGTTCTTCATCGTCGGCCTCTTCCCGTTGGCCTACACAGCCTGGGTCTCGGTCCACGAGTGGCACCTCATCGGTGGCCAGGGCGACCTCGTCGGCTTCACCAACTACACCGACGTCGTGCAGCAGCCGAACTTCTACAAGGCACTGCGCAACACCTTCTCGATCTTCCTCCTCTCGTCCGTGCCGCAGGTGTTGGCCGCGATCGTCATCGCCTACCTGCTCGACACGAACCTCCGCGCCAAGACCTTCTGGCGGATGGGTGTCCTGCTGCCGTTCGTCGTCGCGCCCGTCGCGGTCTCACTCATCTTCGCCAAGATCTTCGCCGACCAGTCCGGGCTCGTGAACGCCGTCCTCGAACTCATGGGTGCCACCGGCATCGCCTGGCACGGTGATCCGTTCGCCGCCCACGTCGCCATCGCGACCATGGTCAACTTCCGCTGGACCGGCTACAACGCGCTGATCTTCCTCGCCGCCATGCAGGCCATTCCACGCGAGATCTACGAAGCCGCGATCGTCGACGGCGCGGCCAGATGGCGCACCTTCTTCTCCGTCACCGTCCCGATGCTGAGACCGACCATCATCTTCGTCGTCATCACGTCCACCATCGGCGGACTCCAGATCTTCGACGAGCCGCGCATGTTCGACACGCTCGGACAGGGCGGCGCAGACCGCCAGTGGATGACGCTCACGATGTACATCTACGAGCTCGGCTGGGGCGCGCAGAAGAACTTCGGCCGCGCGGCCGCCGTCTCCTGGCTGCTCTTCCTCATCATCGTGCTGGTCGGCGTCGTCAACTTCCTCATCACGCGCTCCATCGCGTCGTCCGCAAGCGGAAAGGCAGGCCGCTGA
- a CDS encoding carbohydrate ABC transporter permease, with amino-acid sequence MSSQMSSPMAQQLAGKGAAKAIRRRLHGVDKRPGWRTYLALAVVLIISIYPIYFTVLLASSNAADIARNPIPSMLPAGELMDNISRVVRSDIQFWTALRNSIIVSTITAVSVVFFSTLAGYSFAKLRFRGSNGLLVFVIATMAVPTQLSIVPMFILMSELDWVGKLQAVIVPGMVTAFGVFWMTQYLREALPFELIEAARVDGASMIRTFWSIALPAARPAAAMLGLFTFVGAWTNFFWPFIILGSANPTLPVALQLLQASYFKDYSLIMAGVVVATLPLVLLFVVAGRQLVAGIMQGAVKG; translated from the coding sequence ATGTCCAGCCAGATGTCCTCACCCATGGCCCAGCAGCTGGCGGGCAAGGGCGCCGCCAAGGCGATCCGCCGTCGCCTGCACGGCGTCGACAAGAGGCCCGGCTGGCGCACCTACCTCGCGCTGGCCGTGGTCCTCATCATCTCGATCTACCCCATCTACTTCACGGTGCTGCTGGCCTCCTCCAACGCCGCCGACATCGCACGCAACCCGATCCCGTCGATGCTCCCCGCCGGCGAGTTGATGGACAACATCAGCCGCGTGGTGCGCTCCGACATCCAGTTCTGGACCGCGCTGCGCAACTCGATCATCGTCTCCACGATCACCGCCGTCTCCGTCGTGTTCTTCTCGACGCTCGCCGGGTACTCGTTCGCCAAGCTGCGGTTCCGCGGCAGCAACGGGCTGCTCGTCTTCGTCATCGCGACGATGGCGGTACCGACCCAGCTCAGCATCGTGCCGATGTTCATCCTGATGTCCGAGCTGGACTGGGTGGGCAAGCTCCAGGCCGTGATCGTGCCGGGCATGGTCACCGCGTTCGGAGTGTTCTGGATGACCCAGTACCTGCGCGAGGCCCTGCCGTTCGAGCTCATCGAGGCCGCCCGCGTCGACGGCGCGTCCATGATCCGCACGTTCTGGTCGATCGCGCTGCCCGCCGCCCGGCCGGCCGCCGCGATGCTGGGGCTGTTCACCTTCGTCGGCGCGTGGACCAACTTCTTCTGGCCCTTCATCATTCTCGGGTCGGCCAATCCGACCCTCCCCGTGGCGCTGCAACTCCTGCAGGCCTCGTATTTCAAGGATTACTCGCTCATCATGGCCGGCGTCGTCGTCGCCACGCTGCCGCTGGTTCTCCTCTTCGTCGTCGCCGGACGCCAACTTGTGGCCGGCATTATGCAAGGAGCAGTCAAGGGATGA
- a CDS encoding GH1 family beta-glucosidase, whose translation MTTYQFPQGFLWGSATAAYQIEGAAHEDGRRDSIWDVFCREPGTVAGGDDGSVACDHYHRMPTDVAMMAELGLQSYRFSTSWSRVRPDDAEFNPKGLDFYSRLVDELLGHGITPWVTLYHWDLPAALQAKGGWTNRDTAYRFVEYAEAMHGAIGDRVDVWTTLNEPWCSSFLSYACGEHAPGHADRTEGLHAGHHLLLAHGLATARLRELAPSATLGITLNHTVPDPVDPSSETDQEAARRIDGIFNRFFLDPIFRGSYPEDVLRDIAGLGLDEVVKPGDLELIAAPIDVLGVNYYHGSAVTGTPSSDYAPAVLPDGRVRGNPNIGSEWVTFQPRDLPVTDQGWEIQPEGLTRLLVRLHEEYTGPAGVALYVTENGAAMPDLVDENGFVDDQDRVSFVRDHLIAVHDAIEKGVDVRGYFVWSLMDNFEWAWGYDKRFGIVRVDYATQKRTPKASALFFRDAARDNAVEGG comes from the coding sequence ATGACCACCTACCAATTTCCTCAGGGATTCCTCTGGGGCAGCGCCACGGCTGCCTACCAGATTGAAGGCGCCGCGCATGAGGACGGCCGCCGCGACTCCATCTGGGACGTGTTCTGCCGCGAGCCGGGAACGGTCGCGGGTGGCGACGACGGCTCGGTGGCGTGCGACCACTACCACCGCATGCCCACCGATGTCGCGATGATGGCCGAACTGGGCCTGCAGTCCTACCGGTTCTCGACGTCGTGGTCACGGGTGCGGCCCGACGACGCCGAGTTCAACCCCAAGGGCCTGGATTTCTACTCGCGTCTGGTCGACGAGCTGCTCGGCCACGGCATCACGCCGTGGGTGACCCTCTACCACTGGGATCTCCCGGCCGCGCTCCAGGCCAAGGGCGGCTGGACCAACCGCGACACCGCCTACCGTTTCGTCGAGTACGCCGAAGCGATGCACGGCGCGATCGGCGATCGGGTCGACGTCTGGACCACGCTCAACGAGCCCTGGTGCTCGTCGTTCCTGTCCTACGCGTGCGGTGAGCATGCCCCCGGGCACGCCGACCGCACGGAGGGGCTCCACGCCGGCCACCACCTTCTGCTGGCCCACGGGCTGGCGACGGCCCGGCTGCGCGAGCTGGCGCCGTCGGCCACTCTGGGCATCACCCTCAACCACACGGTGCCGGATCCGGTGGACCCGTCGTCGGAGACCGATCAGGAGGCCGCTCGCCGCATCGACGGGATCTTCAACCGGTTCTTCCTGGACCCGATCTTCCGCGGGTCTTACCCCGAGGATGTTCTGCGCGACATCGCCGGCCTCGGGCTGGACGAGGTGGTCAAGCCCGGCGACCTCGAGCTCATCGCAGCCCCGATCGATGTGCTGGGCGTGAACTACTACCACGGCTCGGCCGTCACCGGCACCCCATCGTCGGACTACGCGCCGGCGGTGCTGCCAGACGGCCGCGTGCGCGGCAACCCGAACATCGGGTCCGAGTGGGTCACGTTCCAGCCCAGAGACCTCCCCGTCACCGATCAGGGGTGGGAGATCCAGCCCGAGGGACTCACCCGGCTGCTGGTGCGCCTGCATGAGGAGTACACCGGACCCGCCGGCGTGGCGCTCTACGTCACGGAGAACGGGGCCGCCATGCCCGACCTCGTCGACGAGAACGGCTTCGTCGACGACCAGGATCGGGTCTCGTTCGTCCGCGACCACCTCATCGCCGTCCACGACGCGATCGAGAAGGGCGTCGATGTGCGCGGGTACTTCGTGTGGTCGCTCATGGACAACTTCGAGTGGGCATGGGGCTACGACAAGAGATTCGGTATCGTCCGGGTCGACTACGCAACTCAGAAACGCACGCCCAAGGCGTCGGCTCTGTTCTTCCGCGACGCCGCGCGGGATAATGCGGTCGAGGGGGGCTGA
- a CDS encoding LacI family DNA-binding transcriptional regulator: MIRPTLEDVARYAGVSRATVSRVVRRDPNVASETVTKVDAAVAELGYVPNGAARSLATGRSNTLAMVVPEPDTRVFSDPFFGLAVAGINAGLAGTDMQLVMVFASRTDRAGAVVDFLLEGRVAGAIIVSHHRSDGLVAASLALPIPTVFLGAPLLPPGYDKTPYYVDTDNYGGARLAAERMVEMGVRRPATVAGPRDMAAALDRLHGWCETLEQAGLEVAVAHGDYTRASGARAAAQLLDADPTIDGIFAASDLMAQGVLDTLRERGIRIGDEVKVIGFDDFEAASQTVPPLTTVVNPAVELGRQATVMVLNLVKGRETPSPVMLPVELHIRASG, translated from the coding sequence ATGATCCGTCCGACGCTCGAGGACGTCGCGCGCTACGCCGGCGTCTCCCGGGCAACCGTGTCGCGGGTGGTGAGGCGCGACCCGAACGTCGCCTCGGAAACCGTGACCAAGGTCGACGCGGCCGTCGCCGAGTTGGGCTACGTGCCCAACGGCGCGGCGCGGTCGCTGGCCACCGGACGGTCCAACACCCTGGCGATGGTGGTGCCCGAGCCCGATACGCGCGTCTTTTCGGATCCCTTCTTCGGCCTGGCCGTAGCGGGGATCAACGCGGGGCTGGCTGGCACTGACATGCAACTGGTGATGGTGTTCGCGTCCCGGACCGACCGGGCGGGCGCCGTCGTCGACTTCCTGCTGGAGGGCCGGGTGGCGGGCGCGATCATCGTGTCCCACCACCGCTCCGACGGACTGGTCGCGGCCAGCCTGGCGCTGCCCATTCCGACCGTGTTCCTCGGCGCCCCCCTGCTGCCGCCGGGTTACGACAAGACGCCCTACTACGTCGATACCGACAACTACGGCGGCGCGCGGTTGGCGGCGGAGCGGATGGTGGAGATGGGCGTCCGCCGACCAGCCACGGTCGCTGGACCGCGGGACATGGCCGCCGCACTGGACCGTCTTCACGGCTGGTGCGAGACGTTGGAGCAGGCTGGGCTCGAGGTCGCCGTCGCGCACGGGGACTACACCCGGGCGTCGGGCGCGCGCGCCGCGGCCCAGCTCCTCGACGCCGACCCCACGATCGACGGCATCTTCGCGGCGTCCGACCTGATGGCCCAGGGCGTGTTGGACACGCTCCGCGAGAGGGGTATCCGCATCGGCGATGAGGTGAAGGTGATCGGTTTCGACGACTTCGAGGCCGCTTCGCAGACCGTCCCGCCGCTGACGACGGTCGTCAACCCCGCCGTCGAGCTGGGCAGGCAGGCCACCGTCATGGTGCTGAATCTGGTCAAGGGCCGCGAAACCCCCTCCCCCGTCATGCTCCCGGTGGAACTCCACATCCGCGCCTCCGGCTGA
- a CDS encoding NADP-dependent succinic semialdehyde dehydrogenase — protein sequence MAITSINPATGELLREFPPHSPEDVRDRIEQAQRAFLKMKDTDFETRAAWMRKAADLMEADVDELGKTLTLEMGKTFEQARAEILKSAKVMRFYADRAAEFLAPEELDDPSSVGAKKAYTVYEPMGVILAVMPWNYPIWQVVRFAAPTLMAGNAALLKHASNVPQAALYLDEIFLRGGFPEGAFRSLLISSSAVEGVIRDRRVAAVTLTGSEPAGRSVAAIAGSEVKHSVLELGGSDPFIVMPTADLDEAASMAVKSRTINNGQACINAKRFIVHADVYDEFMERFNRQMADLKVGDPMNPGTDIGPLATSSGREDLIELVEDARSKGADIPVGGTVPDGPGWFYPPTVVTGVTPDMRLYAEEAFGPVAAVLQAADAAEAVRIANDTTFGLSSAVWTNSDDDVEFFTRSLDAGAVFVNGMSVSYPELPFGGVKDSGIGRELSAEGIRAFCNVKSVWRN from the coding sequence ATGGCCATAACGAGTATCAACCCTGCGACCGGTGAGCTCCTCCGCGAGTTCCCGCCCCACTCCCCTGAAGACGTCCGGGACCGCATCGAGCAAGCGCAACGGGCCTTCCTCAAGATGAAGGACACCGACTTTGAGACCCGCGCGGCCTGGATGCGGAAGGCCGCCGACCTCATGGAGGCCGACGTCGACGAGCTGGGCAAGACCCTCACCCTCGAGATGGGCAAGACCTTCGAACAGGCCCGCGCCGAGATCCTGAAATCAGCCAAGGTGATGCGCTTCTACGCCGACAGGGCCGCCGAGTTCCTGGCGCCCGAGGAACTGGACGACCCCAGCTCCGTGGGAGCGAAGAAGGCGTACACCGTGTACGAACCGATGGGTGTCATCCTGGCCGTCATGCCGTGGAACTATCCCATCTGGCAGGTGGTCCGATTTGCGGCCCCAACGCTGATGGCGGGCAACGCCGCCCTGCTCAAGCACGCGTCCAACGTGCCTCAGGCCGCGCTGTACCTCGACGAGATCTTCCTCCGCGGCGGCTTCCCCGAGGGCGCCTTCCGATCGCTGCTCATCAGCTCATCCGCGGTCGAGGGCGTCATCCGGGACCGCCGGGTCGCGGCCGTGACTCTGACTGGTTCCGAACCGGCCGGCCGCTCGGTCGCGGCGATCGCCGGTTCGGAGGTGAAGCACTCGGTGCTGGAACTCGGCGGTTCGGACCCGTTTATCGTGATGCCGACGGCGGACCTCGACGAAGCCGCCTCCATGGCCGTCAAGTCGCGCACCATCAACAACGGCCAGGCCTGCATCAACGCGAAGCGGTTCATCGTCCACGCCGACGTGTACGACGAGTTCATGGAGCGGTTCAACAGGCAAATGGCCGATCTCAAGGTCGGTGACCCTATGAATCCCGGCACGGACATCGGGCCGCTGGCCACGTCGTCGGGGCGTGAGGATCTGATCGAACTGGTCGAGGATGCCCGGTCCAAGGGCGCGGACATCCCGGTGGGCGGCACCGTTCCCGACGGGCCGGGCTGGTTCTACCCGCCGACAGTGGTCACGGGTGTGACGCCCGACATGCGGCTCTACGCCGAGGAGGCCTTCGGACCCGTGGCCGCCGTCCTGCAGGCCGCCGACGCCGCAGAGGCAGTGCGCATCGCCAACGACACCACGTTCGGGCTGAGCTCGGCGGTGTGGACGAACAGCGACGATGACGTCGAGTTCTTCACCCGCAGCCTGGACGCAGGTGCCGTGTTCGTCAACGGTATGTCCGTGTCCTACCCGGAGCTCCCGTTCGGCGGAGTCAAGGACTCCGGCATCGGCCGGGAACTGTCCGCCGAGGGCATCCGAGCCTTCTGCAACGTCAAGTCAGTGTGGCGCAACTGA
- a CDS encoding Dabb family protein, with protein sequence MIRHVVMFKFKADEAPTRGEVANRLRAVLEPLADSVDGVTSLQFGVDDKDIPAHWDAVLISEHTTKEALAAYQQHPDHLEALKVINDLVSTKVVVDYTL encoded by the coding sequence GTGATCCGACACGTCGTGATGTTCAAGTTCAAGGCTGACGAAGCCCCCACGCGCGGGGAGGTTGCCAACCGTCTGCGCGCCGTCCTGGAGCCGCTGGCCGACAGTGTCGACGGGGTCACCTCACTGCAGTTCGGCGTGGACGACAAGGACATCCCGGCGCACTGGGACGCTGTGCTCATCTCCGAACACACGACCAAGGAAGCGCTCGCTGCCTACCAGCAGCACCCTGATCACCTCGAGGCGCTCAAGGTGATCAACGATCTCGTCTCGACCAAGGTTGTGGTCGACTACACCCTCTAG
- a CDS encoding cupin domain-containing protein → MTTLYALVTELGISFDALLGREAPGSPPPAPAPVYRRREEFKHQAEAEGRAIDMDNGVRWERLSVFEGTDVEALRATYQPGASSSVEGKFMYHYGNEHLYLISGELTLHLDLDRHTIHAGDSVVFNAERPHLFVNASDEPAVGVWYIFGREAAARAALGSHHQLAAPPSDGKVHDALDVLHNFRTS, encoded by the coding sequence TTGACCACTCTCTACGCGCTTGTCACCGAACTCGGCATCTCCTTCGATGCCCTCTTGGGTAGAGAGGCCCCCGGATCGCCCCCTCCGGCACCCGCACCCGTCTACAGACGCCGCGAAGAGTTCAAGCACCAGGCCGAGGCGGAAGGCCGTGCCATCGACATGGACAACGGAGTGAGGTGGGAACGCCTGTCGGTCTTCGAGGGCACCGACGTGGAGGCGCTCCGGGCCACCTACCAGCCGGGGGCGTCGAGCTCGGTTGAGGGGAAGTTCATGTACCACTACGGCAATGAGCACCTCTACCTCATCAGCGGCGAGCTAACGCTCCACCTGGACTTGGACCGCCACACGATCCACGCCGGCGATTCGGTGGTGTTCAACGCCGAACGACCGCACCTCTTCGTCAACGCCAGCGACGAACCAGCCGTCGGCGTCTGGTACATCTTTGGCCGTGAGGCAGCCGCCCGTGCTGCATTGGGATCGCACCACCAGCTCGCGGCCCCACCGTCGGACGGGAAGGTCCACGACGCCCTCGACGTGCTGCACAACTTCCGCACCTCCTGA
- a CDS encoding NUDIX hydrolase — MTTSPSEPAARIGGAQETGAQVEPVVRDSAGIARYRHEAICAVLRVTDGRLAVLLSTRVSPPFAGLHTLPSGAVEPEETLDQAVLRHLAAKVDVAGLAHLEQLGTQSDPHRDPAQRTIGTGYLGLMQASNEPHLPDGAGWFDVDELPAMGFDHAAVVARAIERLRAKLSYTNLGFALAPDEFTIGELREVYVAALGHDVSATNLQRILTRRGQLEATGAKHPVGSKGGRPAQVFRFVDRTLVVTDPFAVLRPD, encoded by the coding sequence ATGACCACGTCTCCTTCCGAGCCCGCTGCCCGGATAGGCGGCGCCCAGGAGACGGGTGCGCAGGTGGAGCCGGTGGTGCGCGATTCCGCTGGTATTGCGAGGTACCGGCACGAGGCGATCTGCGCCGTCCTGCGGGTGACCGACGGTCGACTGGCCGTGCTGCTCAGCACGCGGGTCAGTCCGCCGTTCGCCGGTCTGCACACCCTGCCGAGCGGTGCGGTGGAGCCCGAGGAGACGCTGGATCAGGCGGTGCTGCGACACCTGGCCGCGAAGGTCGACGTCGCCGGCCTGGCCCACCTCGAGCAGCTGGGGACGCAGTCGGATCCGCACCGCGACCCCGCCCAGCGCACCATCGGCACGGGCTATCTGGGGCTGATGCAGGCGTCGAACGAGCCGCATCTCCCCGACGGTGCCGGCTGGTTCGACGTCGATGAACTGCCCGCGATGGGGTTCGATCACGCCGCGGTCGTGGCGCGCGCCATCGAGCGGCTCCGGGCCAAGCTGTCGTACACGAACCTGGGCTTCGCGCTCGCCCCTGATGAGTTCACGATCGGGGAGTTGCGGGAGGTTTACGTCGCCGCCTTGGGACACGACGTCTCGGCGACGAACCTCCAGCGGATCCTGACTCGACGCGGTCAGTTGGAGGCGACGGGTGCGAAGCACCCGGTTGGCAGTAAGGGGGGTCGACCGGCCCAGGTGTTCCGGTTCGTCGACCGCACCTTGGTGGTCACCGACCCCTTCGCCGTCCTGCGCCCGGATTGA
- the nadA gene encoding quinolinate synthase NadA, producing MTLTTDRRPAVAPRTSWQERVLRLAEQRGAVILAHNYQSPEIQDVAHHVGDSLALSRIAHASDAETIVFAGVHFMAETAKILSPEKRVLIPDQNAGCSLADTIDADQLRAWKAEHPGAAVVSYVNTTAEVKAETDVCCTSSNAVDVVRSIPEDREILFLPDQFLGAHVRRATGRNNIHVWLGECHVHADISPSGLTDAVRANPDADLYVHPECGCTTSALWLAESGKLPGARAKILSTGGMLDAARRETASKVLVATEIGMLHQLRKANPTTDFQPVNPEAACPFMKLITPEKLDACLGDSAATTQYEVHVAPDVALKARRAVERMIEIGQPGRGE from the coding sequence GTGACCCTCACCACCGACCGTCGCCCAGCCGTCGCCCCGCGGACGTCTTGGCAGGAGCGCGTACTCCGCCTGGCCGAGCAGCGGGGCGCCGTGATCCTCGCTCACAACTACCAGTCCCCCGAGATCCAGGACGTCGCCCACCATGTCGGGGACTCGCTCGCGCTCTCCCGCATCGCGCACGCCTCGGACGCAGAGACGATCGTCTTCGCCGGGGTCCACTTCATGGCCGAGACCGCGAAGATCCTCTCGCCAGAGAAGCGCGTCCTCATCCCCGACCAGAACGCCGGCTGCTCGCTCGCCGACACCATCGATGCCGACCAGCTCCGCGCCTGGAAGGCCGAGCATCCCGGCGCGGCGGTGGTCAGCTACGTCAACACAACCGCAGAGGTCAAGGCGGAGACCGACGTCTGCTGCACGAGCTCCAACGCCGTCGACGTCGTGCGCTCAATCCCGGAGGACCGCGAGATTCTGTTCCTCCCCGACCAGTTCCTCGGCGCCCATGTGCGGCGGGCCACAGGCCGGAACAACATCCACGTCTGGCTGGGTGAGTGCCACGTCCACGCCGACATCTCCCCCTCCGGACTCACCGACGCCGTGCGCGCCAACCCCGACGCCGACCTCTACGTCCACCCCGAGTGCGGCTGCACCACGTCCGCCCTCTGGCTTGCGGAATCGGGCAAGCTCCCAGGTGCCCGGGCGAAGATCCTCTCCACAGGTGGGATGCTGGACGCGGCGCGGCGCGAGACCGCCTCGAAGGTTCTGGTCGCAACGGAGATCGGGATGCTGCACCAGCTGCGCAAGGCCAATCCGACCACCGACTTCCAGCCGGTCAATCCCGAGGCCGCGTGCCCGTTCATGAAACTCATCACACCCGAGAAGCTCGATGCGTGCCTGGGCGACTCCGCCGCCACCACGCAGTACGAGGTGCACGTGGCACCGGACGTCGCCCTGAAAGCGCGCCGGGCCGTCGAGCGGATGATCGAGATCGGCCAGCCAGGGCGAGGCGAGTGA
- the nadB gene encoding L-aspartate oxidase, with amino-acid sequence MELRVAPVAWARRTDVVVVGTGAAGLSALLPLVAAGVDCVAVTRGDPTDSATAWAQGGLAAVWEQSDSVDSHVVDTLDAGAGLCDPVAVADLVASAPDAVLRLIELGAAFDRATDGTYDLHLEGGHSHRRILHTDDATGAEVERALWAALQRATAGTVLLPHTRLVDVMTDDAGSACGVRVLDGTGRIGEVRADAVVLATGGLGQLWPVTTNPSIATADGLAAALRAGAAARDLEFIQFHPTVLAERDADGRGVLLSEALRGEGAVLVDRSGRRVMDRVHPLGDLAPRDVVSAAIMAHLADSGDDHVFLDLTALGATRLQRSFPGITRLCRERGYDPATSPVPVLPAAHYSCGGIAADLWGRTSVPGLFAVGEVAGTGVHGANRLASNSLTEALVAGHRVGDLLSGALPRPGAPSARAVVSTADPSHLPALQTAMQEHVFVARSGGGLADALASLAEVLGSGTDPTGRAGHRDLTATNLTLAAQAITAAAALRTESRGCHRRVDHPTPAPAWERRIVITLADGRLRLSNAPLTHTERTAA; translated from the coding sequence ATGGAGCTCCGAGTCGCGCCGGTGGCGTGGGCACGACGCACCGATGTCGTCGTCGTCGGCACGGGCGCCGCCGGTCTGTCCGCGCTCCTCCCGCTGGTGGCTGCAGGCGTCGACTGCGTGGCGGTCACCCGGGGCGATCCCACCGATTCGGCGACGGCGTGGGCGCAGGGCGGGCTGGCCGCGGTCTGGGAGCAGTCCGACAGCGTGGACTCCCACGTCGTCGACACCCTCGACGCGGGCGCCGGGCTCTGCGATCCGGTCGCGGTCGCCGACCTCGTCGCCTCCGCTCCGGACGCCGTCTTGCGCCTCATCGAGCTGGGGGCAGCGTTCGACCGCGCAACCGACGGCACGTACGACCTCCACCTCGAGGGCGGGCACTCGCACCGTCGCATCCTCCATACCGACGACGCGACCGGCGCCGAGGTCGAACGCGCGCTCTGGGCAGCGCTCCAGCGCGCCACGGCTGGGACCGTCCTCCTCCCCCACACCCGGCTCGTCGACGTAATGACCGACGACGCCGGTTCGGCCTGCGGCGTCCGCGTCCTCGACGGAACAGGCCGGATCGGCGAGGTGCGCGCCGACGCCGTCGTGCTGGCCACGGGCGGGCTCGGCCAGCTGTGGCCGGTCACCACAAACCCGTCGATCGCCACCGCCGACGGCCTGGCAGCGGCCCTCCGCGCCGGCGCCGCGGCCCGCGACCTCGAGTTCATCCAGTTCCACCCGACAGTGCTGGCAGAGCGGGACGCCGACGGCCGCGGCGTGCTGCTGAGTGAGGCGCTGAGGGGTGAGGGCGCCGTCTTGGTGGACCGGTCAGGACGACGCGTCATGGACCGCGTCCACCCGCTCGGAGACCTCGCACCGCGCGACGTTGTGTCCGCCGCGATCATGGCCCACCTCGCGGACTCGGGCGACGACCACGTCTTCCTCGACCTGACCGCCCTCGGCGCTACCCGGCTCCAGCGCTCTTTCCCCGGCATCACCCGACTGTGCCGGGAGCGCGGGTACGACCCGGCCACCTCGCCGGTGCCGGTGCTGCCAGCGGCGCACTACTCCTGCGGCGGGATCGCGGCCGACCTGTGGGGGCGAACGTCAGTCCCAGGGCTGTTCGCCGTCGGAGAGGTCGCCGGCACCGGCGTGCACGGAGCCAACCGGTTGGCGTCCAACTCGCTGACCGAGGCGCTCGTCGCGGGCCACCGGGTGGGCGACCTGCTGTCCGGAGCGCTCCCCCGGCCCGGCGCCCCGTCGGCTCGCGCCGTAGTCTCGACGGCCGACCCGTCCCACCTCCCCGCGCTCCAGACCGCCATGCAAGAGCACGTGTTCGTTGCGCGCAGCGGCGGCGGCCTTGCCGACGCGTTGGCGTCGTTGGCGGAGGTGCTCGGGAGCGGGACGGACCCCACGGGGCGCGCGGGGCACCGCGACCTGACCGCCACCAACCTGACCCTTGCCGCCCAGGCCATCACGGCGGCGGCAGCCCTGCGCACGGAATCGCGCGGCTGCCATCGACGCGTCGACCACCCAACGCCAGCCCCAGCCTGGGAGAGGCGAATCGTGATCACCCTCGCCGACGGCCGACTACGGCTGTCCAACGCACCGCTCACCCACACCGAAAGGACCGCCGCATGA